In Drosophila santomea strain STO CAGO 1482 chromosome 2L, Prin_Dsan_1.1, whole genome shotgun sequence, a single window of DNA contains:
- the LOC120446098 gene encoding cell death abnormality protein 1, protein MKYIWALILVLGSVAANDRRGNYCERNETIRATVPVTKQRVIVKQPSKWKIWKKTEKITEDYVSEEEQVTHRLVRECCPGYLEVESGLCEPICTRGCPAHASCAAPDRCECISGYVSARNHQDGSHYCEPICQTPCPTGAQCVAPNTCACGDGYTQLQPTDDGVSGGCAPVCRVGDGCANGKCIDVDRCSCNSGYRWDKAEERCTELSAESISEELDTTEDNTEVLSTSSTAAFTATHCPDDFVLFRGECREKQFDSNEVGCLKSGCGPHQTCVDSGVCQCSDGYVPEESGDATGVLSCRRTLLDQILGLNEATDDEDELNPWTIPIIGVASGFLFVLLIVGLLGGRRYRQERAALANKEMECQYSQKTVDVDEWVP, encoded by the coding sequence atgaaatacatttgGGCCCTGATTCTGGTGCTCGGATCCGTTGCAGCGAACGATAGGCGTGGTAATTACTGTGAAAGGAACGAGACGATTCGAGCCACAGTACCAGTGACCAAGCAGCGGGTCATCGTGAAGCAGCCCTCCAAGTGGAAGATCTGGAAGAAGACGGAGAAGATCACCGAGGACTACGTTTCCGAGGAGGAACAAGTCACCCACCGGCTGGTCAGGGAGTGCTGCCCCGGCTACTTGGAGGTGGAATCCGGCCTGTGTGAGCCCATCTGCACTAGGGGCTGTCCCGCTCACGCCAGTTGTGCCGCTCCAGATCGCTGTGAGTGCATTTCCGGCTACGTGTCGGCCAGAAATCACCAGGATGGCAGCCACTACTGCGAACCCATCTGCCAGACCCCGTGTCCTACGGGAGCTCAGTGCGTGGCTCCCAACACCTGCGCCTGCGGCGACGGGTACACCCAACTGCAGCCAACTGACGATGGGGTGAGCGGTGGATGTGCCCCAGTTTGCCGGGTGGGCGATGGCTGTGCCAATGGCAAGTGCATCGATGTGGACCGCTGTTCCTGCAACTCCGGATATCGGTGGGATAAGGCCGAGGAGCGGTGCACCGAGCTGAGTGCAGAGTCAATCTCTGAGGAACTGGACACCACCGAGGACAACACTGAGGTCCTGAGCACCAGTTCAACAGCCGCTTTCACGGCCACTCACTGTCCCGATGATTTCGTCCTTTTCCGCGGCGAATGCCGCGAGAAGCAATTCGACAGCAATGAAGTGGGATGCCTAAAATCCGGCTGTGGCCCTCATCAAACATGTGTGGACTCCGGCGTATGTCAATGCTCGGATGGTTATGTGCCGGAGGAGAGTGGGGATGCAACTGGGGTGCTCAGCTGCCGGCGCACTTTGCTCGACCAGATTCTTGGGCTGAACGAGGCCACCGACGATGAGGATGAGCTGAATCCCTGGACCATTCCCATCATTGGTGTTGCCAGTGGATTCCTTTTCGTTCTGCTCATTGTGGGTCTCCTGGGAGGTAGACGATATCGCCAGGAGCGGGCTGCGTTGGCCAACAAGGAGATGGAGTGCCAATACTCGCAGAAGACCGTGGATGTGGACGAATGGGTGCCATGA